A genomic segment from Legionella quinlivanii encodes:
- a CDS encoding cold-shock protein: MATGEVKWFNNAKGWGFIMPEGGGEDIFVHFSAIHGSGYKTLAPGQQVSYDLEKGERGLHASNVIALSEPVEEMA, encoded by the coding sequence ATGGCTACAGGCGAAGTTAAATGGTTTAATAATGCCAAAGGATGGGGATTTATTATGCCCGAAGGTGGTGGCGAAGATATTTTTGTACATTTTTCAGCCATACATGGTTCAGGGTACAAAACCCTGGCTCCCGGTCAACAGGTTTCTTACGATTTGGAAAAAGGCGAGCGTGGTCTGCATGCGTCTAATGTCATTGCATTAAGTGAACCAGTTGAAGAAATGGCTTAG
- a CDS encoding glutathione S-transferase C-terminal domain-containing protein: MYTLYSARTPNGIKPTIMLEELEVPYSVKMIDIMSGEQFKPEFLIISPNNKIPVIYDSEQDFFLFESVAILQYLAEKNERFLPTHLKAKFQVMQWCYFQAAHIGPMFGQYGHFHRYAPEQVLYAQERYANEVLRLMGVMEKQLASNPFISGKEYTIADMAIWPWLYCYEEFYQAHIDETQFPALIRWYRQIARRPAVMRALDSYE, encoded by the coding sequence ATGTATACTTTATATTCAGCCCGTACTCCAAACGGCATAAAACCAACCATTATGCTTGAAGAGCTGGAAGTACCCTACTCTGTTAAAATGATTGATATTATGAGCGGTGAACAGTTCAAACCGGAATTTTTGATCATTTCGCCGAATAATAAAATTCCCGTTATCTATGACAGTGAACAGGATTTTTTTCTTTTTGAAAGCGTTGCTATTCTTCAATATCTCGCTGAAAAAAATGAGCGATTTTTACCAACTCATCTCAAAGCCAAATTTCAGGTCATGCAGTGGTGCTATTTTCAGGCGGCCCACATTGGTCCCATGTTTGGACAATACGGTCATTTCCACCGCTATGCTCCAGAGCAAGTACTTTATGCGCAAGAGCGCTATGCCAATGAAGTATTACGATTGATGGGCGTCATGGAAAAACAGCTTGCCAGCAATCCCTTTATTAGCGGAAAGGAGTATACCATCGCTGATATGGCAATATGGCCCTGGCTTTATTGTTATGAAGAATTTTATCAGGCACATATTGATGAAACACAATTCCCGGCACTAATTCGCTGGTATCGCCAGATTGCCAGGCGTCCTGCCGTGATGAGAGCACTTGACTCTTATGAGTAA
- the rimK gene encoding 30S ribosomal protein S6--L-glutamate ligase, with product MKIAILATNPHLYSHQRLKEAGEAAGHEVNIINPLYCYMNVAASSPKVHYRGGEPLPKYDAVIPRIGASITYYGTAVLRHMETMGMYTLNESIAISRSRDKFRSLQILARKGIPMPLTSFAQSPDDTEDLIRMVGGAPLVIKLLEGTQGKGVILADSHQSAVSIINAFKEMSANILVQEFIQESKGTDIRCFVIGDKVVAAVKRQAKEGEFRANVHQGGKAQKVALSPQERAIAIGAAKAMGLKVAGVDLIRSNHGPLVLEINSSPGLEGVEKATHINIAGKIIQYIEKNAKPKGLNQRFQG from the coding sequence ATGAAAATTGCGATCTTGGCGACCAATCCCCATTTATATTCTCACCAACGATTAAAGGAAGCCGGTGAAGCCGCTGGACATGAAGTCAATATTATCAATCCACTGTACTGCTATATGAATGTTGCGGCTTCCAGCCCAAAAGTGCATTATCGCGGCGGTGAACCCTTGCCCAAGTATGATGCGGTGATACCACGTATTGGTGCGTCAATTACTTACTACGGCACTGCAGTCTTGCGGCATATGGAAACTATGGGAATGTATACCTTAAATGAATCGATTGCGATTTCGCGCTCCCGTGACAAATTCCGCTCCCTGCAGATACTAGCTCGAAAAGGGATCCCGATGCCATTGACCAGTTTTGCTCAGTCACCGGACGATACAGAAGATTTAATCCGTATGGTCGGAGGAGCCCCCCTGGTCATTAAATTACTTGAGGGAACACAGGGCAAGGGCGTTATTCTCGCAGATAGCCACCAATCAGCAGTTAGTATTATTAATGCATTTAAGGAAATGTCGGCCAATATTCTGGTTCAGGAGTTTATTCAGGAATCCAAAGGAACGGACATCCGTTGCTTTGTCATTGGGGATAAAGTCGTTGCCGCGGTTAAACGACAGGCAAAAGAGGGAGAGTTTCGCGCCAATGTTCACCAGGGTGGTAAAGCACAGAAGGTTGCCTTATCTCCGCAGGAGCGTGCCATTGCGATTGGAGCGGCCAAAGCGATGGGACTCAAAGTGGCCGGTGTCGACTTAATTCGATCCAATCATGGACCGCTGGTGCTTGAAATCAACTCCTCTCCAGGATTGGAAGGGGTTGAGAAGGCGACCCATATTAATATCGCGGGAAAGATCATTCAGTACATAGAAAAAAATGCCAAACCCAAAGGCTTAAATCAACGCTTTCAGGGATAG
- a CDS encoding SPFH domain-containing protein, producing MESLITLGLLVIFAVAFVLSGVKVVPQSEEWTVERFGRYTHTLSPGLGLIVPFIDRVTYKVNMRERVLEIPPQEIISSDNAMVTIDAVCFFQVVDTAKSAYQVDNLEHAIRNLTMTNIRTVLGSLELDGMLSHRDEINSRLMHVVDQATTPWGVKVTRIEIRDIRPPQDLVDAMANQMKAEREKRASILAAEGDRQAEILRAEGDKQGQILRAEAARQEAFLEAEARERTAQADANATRMVSEAIAQGDINAINYFIAEKYVDALKSIGNAQNSKMVLLPVEATGIIGALGGISELMNNVKTKSN from the coding sequence GTGGAATCCTTAATTACATTGGGTTTACTGGTTATTTTTGCAGTTGCTTTTGTTCTTTCTGGTGTTAAGGTCGTTCCTCAATCAGAAGAGTGGACTGTAGAGCGGTTCGGACGCTATACCCACACTCTATCACCCGGATTGGGATTAATTGTTCCATTTATTGATCGGGTTACCTACAAAGTAAATATGAGGGAGCGAGTCCTTGAGATTCCTCCCCAGGAAATTATTTCTTCTGATAATGCAATGGTAACTATCGACGCAGTCTGTTTTTTTCAGGTGGTGGATACGGCAAAATCAGCATACCAGGTTGATAATCTCGAACATGCCATCCGCAACTTAACGATGACCAATATTCGTACCGTTCTGGGATCTCTGGAGTTGGACGGGATGCTTAGTCATCGGGATGAAATCAATAGCCGGCTAATGCATGTAGTTGATCAGGCAACGACTCCTTGGGGAGTAAAAGTGACCCGGATTGAAATTCGTGATATTCGCCCGCCACAGGATCTGGTGGATGCAATGGCGAATCAGATGAAAGCCGAGCGTGAAAAAAGGGCCTCAATTCTCGCTGCCGAAGGGGATAGACAAGCAGAAATACTGCGCGCTGAAGGGGATAAGCAGGGACAGATTTTGCGGGCAGAAGCGGCACGTCAGGAGGCATTTCTGGAAGCTGAGGCGCGTGAACGCACTGCCCAGGCCGATGCCAATGCCACGCGTATGGTGTCTGAAGCGATAGCGCAAGGCGATATCAATGCGATTAATTATTTTATCGCCGAGAAGTATGTCGATGCGCTTAAATCGATAGGAAATGCTCAAAACAGCAAAATGGTGTTATTACCCGTTGAAGCAACCGGAATAATAGGAGCGCTTGGCGGGATCAGCGAATTGATGAATAACGTTAAGACTAAATCGAATTAG
- a CDS encoding twin transmembrane helix small protein, giving the protein MFTKAIILIVMLIILFTLGSGLIFLIKDKGSTNRTVKALSWRIGLSLALFLFLLLAFSMGWIQPHAV; this is encoded by the coding sequence ATGTTCACCAAAGCAATCATCCTAATTGTGATGCTAATTATTCTATTCACATTGGGAAGCGGTTTGATTTTTCTGATTAAGGATAAAGGTTCCACTAATCGCACAGTAAAAGCCTTAAGCTGGCGAATAGGCTTGTCACTCGCGCTGTTTCTCTTTCTTTTGCTCGCCTTTAGTATGGGCTGGATTCAGCCGCATGCAGTGTGA
- a CDS encoding COX15/CtaA family protein: protein MYTNWMRWAASIAVILSLLVVMLGAYTRLTNAGLGCPDWPGCYGHMVLPSDTKALGKAQNAYPDNPIESRKAWTEMAHRYAAGTLALLIFAVGGISVFRTLRERRPFARLPFLLMLLVLFQAALGMWTVTLKLLPVVVMAHLLGGILIFSCLVRLRLQMTERRDVSKPSWSFWIALGAFIVFFQIALGGWVSANYAGIACIGFPQCNGEWLPAIKLSQGFNLFSPVGENYQGGLLESEVRASIQGIHRLGALITTLYLLGLSIFILLRSASKSLRGMALLVLILLGVQLCLGIINVLYLLPLWSAVAHNGMAAMLLASLFIMFYFSREERCDAK from the coding sequence ATTTATACAAACTGGATGCGCTGGGCTGCGAGTATTGCTGTCATATTGTCCCTGCTTGTCGTGATGCTGGGCGCTTATACCCGCCTGACAAATGCAGGTCTTGGCTGCCCCGACTGGCCTGGATGTTATGGACACATGGTTCTGCCGTCAGATACCAAGGCGTTGGGCAAAGCACAAAATGCCTACCCGGATAATCCTATCGAATCCCGTAAAGCCTGGACGGAGATGGCGCATCGCTATGCAGCGGGTACGCTGGCCTTGTTGATATTCGCTGTGGGAGGTATTTCGGTATTTCGGACATTGAGAGAACGGAGACCTTTTGCTCGATTGCCTTTTCTACTCATGCTGCTGGTCTTGTTTCAGGCCGCGCTGGGTATGTGGACTGTGACGCTTAAGTTACTTCCTGTGGTGGTGATGGCCCATCTACTTGGGGGCATATTAATTTTTTCCTGTCTTGTTCGTCTGCGTTTGCAGATGACAGAGAGAAGAGATGTTTCAAAACCTTCATGGAGTTTCTGGATTGCTCTGGGGGCATTCATCGTATTTTTCCAGATCGCTCTGGGCGGTTGGGTAAGTGCCAACTATGCAGGGATTGCCTGTATTGGTTTTCCACAGTGTAATGGCGAATGGTTACCGGCAATAAAGCTATCCCAAGGGTTTAACCTGTTTTCACCCGTTGGCGAAAATTATCAGGGCGGGCTTCTCGAAAGCGAAGTCAGAGCATCTATTCAAGGGATTCATCGCTTGGGCGCTTTAATTACTACTCTGTATTTATTGGGCCTTTCGATATTTATATTGCTAAGATCTGCCAGCAAATCCTTGCGTGGAATGGCTCTTTTGGTGCTTATCCTGCTCGGCGTCCAGCTATGTCTTGGTATTATCAATGTATTGTATCTGCTTCCCTTATGGTCAGCAGTTGCCCACAACGGGATGGCTGCCATGCTATTGGCCAGCCTGTTTATAATGTTTTATTTCTCTCGGGAGGAGCGCTGTGATGCAAAATGA
- a CDS encoding HIT domain-containing protein, with translation MFSIDERILNSSVFVCESRLSTVLVKNDNRFPWLLLVPRVEGVQEITQLSPKQQRVLMEEIDLFSRVLQASREPDKLNIGALGNMVSQLHIHIVARFKTDIAWPHSVWQPLVDSCSYEPQTLEIFIERLKEQITCLSKSAYLPSFPK, from the coding sequence ATGTTTTCAATTGACGAGCGCATACTAAATTCCAGTGTATTTGTTTGTGAGAGCCGTTTATCTACCGTACTGGTAAAAAATGACAACCGTTTTCCTTGGCTTCTTTTAGTGCCAAGGGTTGAGGGTGTACAGGAAATCACTCAGTTATCTCCAAAGCAACAACGCGTTCTTATGGAGGAGATCGATTTGTTTTCCCGCGTTTTACAGGCGTCTCGTGAACCGGATAAATTAAACATCGGTGCTCTGGGGAATATGGTTAGCCAGCTGCATATTCATATCGTTGCGCGATTTAAAACGGATATTGCCTGGCCTCATAGCGTGTGGCAGCCTCTGGTGGATAGCTGCTCTTATGAGCCGCAAACCCTGGAAATTTTTATCGAGCGTTTAAAAGAACAGATTACCTGTCTTTCCAAGTCCGCCTATTTACCCTCATTTCCTAAATAA
- a CDS encoding IS4 family transposase — MEWVEDELGCVNIGDERLNKRAKTILKRLGANPSASIPESCKGWQETKAAYRFFENDLVTSKKIIKPHRQATLNRIKGHPVVLLLQDTTTLNYSGQKEREDLGPLQQDNVRGLFLHPTLAVTPNRDCLGIIDYEQWSRKPLAHRSVKERKAERCSKAIKDKESYRWVRGYKKASCLAKFMPDTQFIYIADREGDIYDIYHEANTAFAKGSADWVIRATFDRAILDENHPKKSTKLKASVKASTGVGQVTFTTSSFGSRKKREVTQTIYAKEVTLRPPREKAKEGFTPVQLTTIIATETNPPPGEKAIEWTLLTSIPIPNLEAALKVIHWYLCRWQIEIFFKILKSGCTIEKLQLSNKQRFDPCLALYLIVAWRILFMTMIGRASPSLSSECLFETIEWQTAYIMIYEKPPPHEPPTLKEMLGIIAQLGGFLGRKHDGEPGPAVIWKGLRNLYNCINAREVFTRAFGHTYG; from the coding sequence ATGGAATGGGTAGAAGATGAGCTTGGTTGCGTGAATATAGGTGATGAGCGTTTAAATAAACGAGCAAAAACGATATTAAAAAGATTGGGGGCTAATCCCAGCGCAAGTATTCCTGAAAGCTGTAAAGGTTGGCAGGAAACAAAGGCAGCATATCGGTTTTTTGAGAATGATTTAGTTACCTCAAAAAAAATTATTAAGCCCCATAGACAAGCGACGCTTAATCGAATTAAAGGCCATCCGGTAGTCTTATTACTTCAAGACACAACTACGCTGAATTATAGTGGTCAAAAAGAACGAGAAGACCTAGGTCCTCTCCAACAAGATAATGTACGGGGTTTATTTCTTCATCCCACTCTTGCGGTGACGCCTAATCGTGATTGTTTAGGGATAATTGACTATGAACAATGGTCACGAAAGCCATTGGCGCATCGAAGTGTCAAAGAGCGAAAAGCGGAGCGCTGCTCCAAAGCAATCAAGGATAAGGAAAGCTATCGTTGGGTTAGGGGGTATAAGAAAGCCTCTTGTCTTGCGAAGTTTATGCCTGATACTCAATTTATTTATATAGCGGATAGAGAAGGCGATATTTATGATATTTATCATGAAGCGAATACTGCTTTTGCAAAAGGCTCTGCAGACTGGGTGATTAGAGCCACATTTGACCGTGCTATTTTAGATGAGAATCACCCTAAAAAAAGCACTAAATTAAAAGCCAGTGTAAAAGCCTCTACAGGGGTTGGGCAAGTAACGTTTACAACCTCTTCATTTGGGAGTAGAAAAAAACGAGAAGTAACCCAAACTATTTATGCAAAAGAGGTGACTTTGCGCCCACCTCGAGAAAAAGCAAAAGAAGGTTTTACTCCCGTACAACTCACTACAATTATTGCTACAGAAACAAATCCTCCACCTGGTGAGAAAGCAATCGAATGGACTCTTTTAACAAGTATCCCTATCCCTAATTTAGAAGCTGCTTTGAAAGTAATTCATTGGTACTTGTGTCGTTGGCAGATAGAAATCTTTTTTAAAATATTGAAAAGTGGATGTACTATTGAAAAATTACAATTAAGTAATAAACAACGATTTGACCCTTGTCTTGCTCTCTATCTCATTGTCGCTTGGCGTATTTTATTCATGACCATGATTGGACGGGCTTCACCTTCCTTAAGCAGTGAGTGCCTATTTGAAACAATAGAATGGCAAACAGCCTACATTATGATTTATGAAAAACCTCCTCCGCATGAGCCACCTACCCTCAAAGAGATGCTGGGAATAATTGCTCAATTGGGCGGTTTCCTCGGACGAAAACATGATGGGGAGCCCGGCCCTGCGGTAATCTGGAAAGGCTTACGAAATCTTTATAATTGTATTAATGCGCGTGAAGTATTTACACGCGCTTTTGGCCATACTTATGGGTAA
- a CDS encoding SCO family protein → MASQNKKITLTVTVLLAIAAMFTGLFVAQHMHWNKEIDPSQFHGTLLQKPRDIEQFSLTGVDEKSFDNKSLQGQWTMIFFGFTNCGYVCPTTMAELAKMYSILEEQRVKPLPHVVMISVDPERDDLEKLKNYVIAFNPHFYGARGEQATVKKMAMEMGIAYEKKISTNSENYDVQHSGAVMLFNPQGELSAFFTTPHRADLLAKDYQLLVG, encoded by the coding sequence ATGGCAAGTCAAAATAAAAAAATTACCCTGACGGTCACGGTGCTTTTAGCGATAGCAGCCATGTTTACCGGTTTGTTCGTCGCGCAACATATGCATTGGAATAAAGAAATTGACCCTTCGCAATTTCATGGCACCTTATTACAGAAACCTCGTGATATCGAGCAGTTCAGTCTGACAGGGGTTGATGAGAAATCCTTTGACAACAAGAGTCTGCAGGGACAATGGACAATGATATTTTTTGGTTTTACTAACTGCGGATACGTTTGTCCTACTACGATGGCTGAGTTGGCTAAAATGTATAGTATTCTTGAAGAACAGCGGGTGAAACCTTTACCGCATGTTGTTATGATTTCTGTTGATCCGGAAAGAGATGATCTTGAAAAACTTAAAAATTATGTGATCGCTTTCAATCCTCATTTTTATGGCGCAAGAGGGGAACAGGCGACTGTTAAAAAAATGGCAATGGAAATGGGTATTGCTTATGAGAAAAAAATCTCAACAAATTCAGAGAACTATGATGTGCAGCATAGCGGTGCTGTCATGCTATTCAATCCCCAGGGGGAATTGAGTGCATTTTTCACCACTCCTCATCGAGCTGATTTACTGGCAAAAGATTATCAGCTTCTGGTTGGTTAA
- a CDS encoding SURF1 family protein — MLSVTCFNHRFTSGGRMIVLAVLAIVLLIVLGFWQLHRAEEKQLILSAEARETQLPPVEWAAGMPYPKQYQLIEVKGRYLSSVFLLDNQFFEHQPGYNVLSPYLLADGHLLLIDRGWIAGDRSHIPELPPLLPAHHLSGRAYFPSAKSWVLGQEAEIKSDSITIVERIDVNLISNLLHKSVYPFIIRLNKDDVNGFTRKWPTVTMSPQRHYAYALQWFALAFIALVVFIGSNLKKIND; from the coding sequence ATGCTGAGTGTAACTTGTTTTAATCATCGTTTCACGTCCGGTGGACGTATGATTGTGCTGGCCGTATTGGCTATTGTCCTGCTTATTGTTTTAGGATTCTGGCAGCTGCATCGCGCAGAAGAAAAACAGTTGATTCTTTCTGCCGAGGCCAGAGAGACTCAATTGCCTCCTGTTGAATGGGCTGCAGGAATGCCTTATCCGAAGCAGTATCAGTTAATCGAGGTTAAAGGCCGGTATTTATCATCCGTTTTCCTTCTGGATAATCAGTTTTTTGAGCATCAGCCGGGATATAATGTGCTATCCCCCTATTTGCTTGCTGACGGTCATCTGCTATTAATCGACAGAGGCTGGATCGCCGGTGATCGCAGCCATATTCCGGAATTGCCTCCTCTGCTGCCAGCACATCATTTAAGCGGTCGGGCTTACTTTCCTTCCGCTAAATCATGGGTTTTAGGACAGGAAGCTGAAATAAAAAGCGATAGTATTACCATAGTTGAACGCATTGACGTGAATTTAATCAGTAATCTTTTGCATAAATCTGTCTATCCGTTTATTATTCGCCTCAATAAAGATGACGTTAATGGTTTTACCCGTAAGTGGCCTACTGTTACAATGTCGCCGCAACGTCACTATGCCTATGCCTTGCAATGGTTTGCCCTGGCTTTTATTGCCCTGGTGGTTTTTATTGGCTCGAATTTGAAAAAAATCAATGACTAA
- a CDS encoding NfeD family protein — translation MSWLVYWHWFALALILMIAETLGAAGLLVALGMAAALTGILTLAAGLYWQWQLIWFSLFCVLFTIGWWRVLKYRSQVSPPPLINRPLDALIGRTAILSQAIENGRGKIYLNDAYWFVTGPELAAGARVKIIAVQDNTVLLVEPLS, via the coding sequence ATGAGCTGGTTAGTATATTGGCATTGGTTCGCATTGGCCCTGATCTTAATGATCGCTGAAACCTTAGGGGCTGCAGGATTACTGGTTGCACTTGGAATGGCTGCTGCGTTAACGGGGATCCTCACTTTAGCAGCCGGCTTGTACTGGCAATGGCAACTGATTTGGTTCTCTCTGTTCTGCGTTTTATTCACCATAGGATGGTGGAGAGTGCTTAAATACCGCTCACAGGTTTCACCACCGCCGCTGATTAATCGCCCTTTGGACGCCCTAATTGGGCGTACCGCAATTTTGAGTCAGGCTATTGAAAATGGCCGAGGTAAAATCTATCTAAACGACGCCTACTGGTTTGTAACCGGGCCTGAGTTAGCTGCTGGAGCACGTGTTAAAATCATTGCTGTTCAGGATAATACGGTTTTACTGGTAGAACCGCTTTCATGA
- the cyoE gene encoding heme o synthase, whose product MQNEACLTSASWRDYLELCKPRVVLLMLLTVMVGMYLAAPGWIPLSTLCITLIGVGCAASSAAAINHLVDKRIDALMARTKKRPVARGRISIKQAISFALFLGVTGLTLLSLWINTLTAVLTFVTLIGYAGIYTGYLKRATPQNIVIGGLAGASPPLLGWTAITNHLDPNALLLVLIIFTWTPPHFWALAIYRFEDYRHAEIPMLPVTHGIAFTKLNIVLYTILLLVVTMLPVLVGMSGLIYLAGAVILGLRFLHWTWRLYRSDEPVIALRTFRFSIVYLMLLFVFLLIDHYV is encoded by the coding sequence ATGCAAAATGAGGCCTGCCTGACGTCAGCATCCTGGCGAGATTATCTGGAGCTTTGCAAGCCGCGCGTGGTGTTGTTAATGCTGTTAACCGTTATGGTGGGCATGTATCTGGCAGCGCCTGGCTGGATACCCTTATCCACCTTGTGCATTACACTGATAGGTGTCGGCTGTGCCGCCAGTAGTGCCGCAGCAATCAACCATCTGGTTGATAAACGTATTGACGCCTTAATGGCCAGAACCAAAAAACGTCCGGTGGCTCGGGGCCGCATTTCGATTAAACAGGCGATTAGCTTTGCCTTGTTTTTGGGCGTTACAGGTCTGACCTTGCTTTCTCTATGGATCAATACGCTTACTGCAGTGCTGACCTTTGTGACGCTTATTGGTTATGCCGGAATTTACACTGGTTATCTGAAACGGGCTACCCCTCAAAATATTGTGATCGGCGGCCTGGCGGGTGCATCACCGCCCTTATTGGGATGGACGGCAATAACCAATCACCTTGATCCCAATGCCCTTTTACTGGTATTAATTATTTTTACCTGGACCCCGCCTCATTTCTGGGCGCTGGCTATTTATCGATTTGAAGATTATCGTCATGCAGAAATCCCTATGCTGCCGGTAACCCATGGTATTGCTTTTACCAAGCTCAATATTGTTCTGTATACTATTCTGCTACTGGTGGTCACCATGCTTCCAGTCCTTGTAGGGATGAGCGGTTTGATTTATCTGGCTGGCGCGGTTATTTTGGGACTGCGATTTTTACACTGGACCTGGCGCCTGTATCGAAGTGATGAGCCGGTTATTGCCTTGCGAACCTTTCGATTCTCTATTGTGTATTTAATGTTACTGTTTGTCTTTTTGTTAATTGACCATTACGTGTAA
- a CDS encoding transcriptional regulator — translation MSNKRFAERLNKELDGIGVPPRDDERIEVFSKLLKIPKYQAEAFLNGIVIPTSKILDRLADELEVNPDWLIGKSDNRKRETRAS, via the coding sequence ATGAGCAATAAACGATTTGCTGAACGCCTGAATAAAGAACTGGATGGTATCGGAGTTCCTCCTCGAGACGATGAGCGAATTGAAGTATTCTCTAAACTCTTGAAAATTCCCAAATATCAGGCAGAGGCGTTTTTAAACGGAATAGTGATTCCTACCTCTAAAATACTGGATCGATTAGCAGATGAACTGGAGGTTAACCCGGATTGGCTCATCGGTAAAAGTGATAACCGAAAGAGAGAAACCCGGGCCTCCTAA
- a CDS encoding phytanoyl-CoA dioxygenase family protein yields the protein MYWNQDEEKLIRDYQEEGVVCIRQLLNPKQIALLTQGIEHNLQQLSHRAKVASRPDDPGCFVEDFCTWQTNPFYQELIFNSPLGEIAAKLTNSRQIRLYHDHLLVKEADTRQSTPWHQDQPYYNIEGLQNCSMWIPVDPVSHHAALRFVSHSHREPWLMPRSFMDKQAKWFPEGSLSELPDIEENPEQYKIKSWSMQPGDVICFHMLSLHSSRGADTGQRRRAFSLRFIGDDITHAPRPWITSPDFPGLAEELAAGASMCHPLFPVIWKAD from the coding sequence GTGTATTGGAATCAGGATGAAGAGAAACTCATCAGAGATTATCAGGAAGAAGGGGTAGTCTGTATCCGGCAATTATTAAATCCAAAGCAAATAGCCCTGCTGACTCAAGGTATTGAACATAATTTGCAGCAATTGAGTCATCGCGCCAAAGTAGCCAGCCGTCCGGATGATCCAGGCTGCTTTGTTGAGGATTTCTGCACCTGGCAAACCAATCCCTTTTACCAGGAACTTATTTTTAATTCCCCTTTGGGCGAGATAGCCGCTAAATTAACTAATAGCCGTCAAATACGCTTGTACCATGATCACTTACTGGTTAAAGAAGCAGACACACGTCAGTCAACACCCTGGCATCAGGATCAGCCTTATTACAATATTGAAGGCTTACAGAATTGCAGTATGTGGATACCGGTTGACCCTGTCAGCCATCATGCAGCCTTGCGTTTTGTTTCGCATTCACACCGCGAGCCCTGGCTAATGCCCCGTTCATTTATGGATAAGCAGGCCAAATGGTTTCCCGAGGGCTCACTTAGCGAACTCCCCGATATCGAGGAAAATCCAGAGCAGTATAAGATTAAATCCTGGTCGATGCAGCCTGGCGATGTGATTTGCTTTCATATGCTAAGTCTGCATTCCTCACGAGGTGCTGACACGGGGCAAAGACGCAGAGCGTTCTCTCTTCGCTTTATAGGCGATGATATTACCCATGCCCCTCGCCCCTGGATTACTTCACCTGATTTTCCTGGACTGGCAGAAGAGCTGGCAGCCGGGGCATCCATGTGCCATCCTTTATTTCCAGTGATCTGGAAAGCTGATTGA
- a CDS encoding DUF72 domain-containing protein, translated as MDKQNGCYIGTSGWSYEGWIGNFYPDKIKSPDVLPCYTKSFDSVELNNSFYQLPKENNVKKWVEQTPEDFVFSCKANRYITHMKKLEDTEESVDRLLTAFRYFEHKLGPILFQFPPYWHIDIPRLKKFIDYLPKDLRYTFEFRSKSWFCEALYELLASQRMSLCFYDHKQYQTPSIVTGDFIYIRMHGPEITPYTGAYSEEEIQGCARKILEWQKDNKPVYCYFDNDHKACAPQDAKRLRAAINARRS; from the coding sequence ATGGATAAGCAAAATGGCTGCTACATTGGTACCTCAGGCTGGAGTTATGAAGGCTGGATTGGCAATTTTTATCCTGACAAAATCAAATCGCCTGATGTATTGCCCTGCTACACAAAATCCTTCGATTCAGTGGAATTAAATAATAGCTTTTATCAGCTTCCCAAAGAGAATAATGTAAAAAAATGGGTAGAGCAAACGCCAGAGGATTTTGTCTTTTCCTGCAAGGCGAATCGTTATATTACGCATATGAAAAAGCTTGAAGATACGGAAGAAAGTGTTGATCGCTTATTAACCGCGTTTCGCTATTTTGAACATAAACTGGGGCCTATTCTTTTTCAATTTCCGCCCTATTGGCATATTGATATACCTCGGCTTAAGAAATTTATTGATTATTTGCCAAAAGATTTACGCTATACCTTTGAATTTCGCTCAAAAAGCTGGTTTTGTGAGGCCCTTTATGAGCTCTTGGCGTCTCAGCGGATGAGCCTTTGTTTTTATGATCACAAACAATATCAGACTCCGAGTATCGTCACCGGCGATTTTATTTATATTCGTATGCACGGACCAGAGATAACCCCTTATACTGGTGCTTATTCAGAAGAGGAAATCCAGGGATGTGCTCGGAAAATACTGGAATGGCAAAAGGACAATAAGCCAGTCTATTGTTATTTTGATAATGATCATAAAGCCTGTGCTCCTCAGGATGCTAAAAGGCTAAGAGCGGCAATTAATGCGCGCAGAAGCTGA